In bacterium, one DNA window encodes the following:
- a CDS encoding HEAT repeat domain-containing protein codes for MADRDLTNMAGTVEGAGGAVPESGELLVRSLREFCSLWARAVKTTCLYPATNPLPEEFRGRFFDALHLLLDGHGPFVIQATDAAFMFEGESVYDSAGSEENLAYLFFRDGIREIGFEPGVTREECDRFLQIMAEALATVDSAVDLANRLWEASLPHIKHYTVDRVVEGAYILAATDAEIAAPHEEFAKPTLAETAGQTRPESPYQGVQRERHLHIQDIFGDVTALSADEKVALATLCRPDTDDTAESLGLDVLIEIIRNNEGTRIFDDAVGVLERQYEQAVAAGRWNLARKLMIEVRGLMGDLQPRGVQRLNAALTRMAEKRHFDKLATYLNANPQAPLEPIRDLLSLFGPVAITPITGMLGTLENRPARMMVCDFLIAHGREAIDLIGGFIYDKRWYVSRNVAMILGEIGAERGVSFLKKSASHTDPRVRLETLRAAKRILGPEADRVLRGFLNDPDADLRKRALRALGRRPSADAIDDIKAQINPDELPDRDPAETRELLTTYARLGGKPAALHLINLSRRAPFFKRSRWQPVRLAAIRALGASSDPLALAELNALVKDHAADVADAARTALSLRQQLAAPEAADDEDEG; via the coding sequence ATGGCCGATCGCGACCTGACCAACATGGCGGGGACAGTGGAAGGCGCCGGCGGAGCCGTGCCGGAGTCGGGCGAACTCCTGGTGCGTTCGCTGCGGGAGTTTTGCAGTCTCTGGGCGCGCGCGGTCAAGACAACCTGCCTGTATCCGGCGACCAATCCGCTTCCCGAGGAGTTCCGCGGCAGATTCTTCGACGCGTTGCACTTGCTGTTGGACGGTCACGGACCGTTTGTGATCCAGGCGACCGACGCCGCCTTCATGTTTGAAGGGGAATCGGTTTACGACAGCGCCGGGAGCGAGGAGAATCTCGCCTATCTGTTCTTCCGCGACGGCATTCGTGAGATCGGTTTCGAGCCCGGCGTGACCCGCGAAGAGTGCGATCGCTTCCTCCAGATCATGGCGGAAGCGCTGGCCACTGTCGACTCCGCCGTCGACCTCGCCAACCGTCTCTGGGAAGCCTCGCTGCCGCACATCAAGCACTACACGGTGGACCGTGTCGTCGAGGGGGCCTACATCCTCGCGGCCACCGACGCGGAGATCGCCGCCCCGCACGAGGAATTCGCCAAGCCCACGCTCGCGGAGACCGCCGGCCAGACGCGGCCCGAAAGCCCCTACCAGGGCGTGCAGCGTGAACGGCATTTGCACATCCAGGACATCTTCGGCGACGTGACGGCATTGAGCGCCGATGAAAAAGTCGCACTCGCGACACTGTGCCGTCCGGACACCGACGACACGGCCGAGAGTCTTGGCCTGGATGTGTTAATCGAGATCATCCGGAACAACGAGGGCACGCGCATCTTTGATGACGCCGTGGGCGTGCTCGAACGGCAGTACGAGCAGGCGGTGGCCGCGGGGCGCTGGAATCTGGCGCGCAAGTTGATGATTGAAGTGCGCGGATTGATGGGGGATCTGCAGCCGCGCGGGGTCCAGCGACTGAACGCCGCGCTGACGCGCATGGCGGAAAAGCGGCACTTCGACAAGCTGGCAACCTACCTCAACGCCAATCCGCAGGCGCCGCTGGAGCCGATCCGCGACTTGCTCTCGCTGTTTGGTCCGGTGGCGATCACGCCGATCACCGGCATGCTGGGGACGCTGGAGAACAGGCCGGCGCGCATGATGGTCTGCGACTTCCTTATCGCACATGGGCGCGAGGCGATCGATCTGATCGGCGGTTTCATCTACGACAAGCGCTGGTATGTCTCGCGGAACGTGGCGATGATCCTGGGTGAGATCGGCGCCGAGCGCGGCGTCAGTTTCCTCAAGAAGTCGGCATCGCACACCGACCCCAGGGTGCGGTTGGAGACGCTGCGGGCGGCCAAACGCATTCTCGGACCGGAGGCGGACCGCGTGTTGCGCGGCTTCCTCAACGATCCCGACGCCGATCTGCGCAAGCGGGCGTTGCGGGCGCTGGGGCGGCGACCGAGCGCGGATGCGATCGACGACATCAAGGCCCAGATCAATCCCGACGAACTGCCCGATCGCGATCCGGCCGAGACGCGGGAGCTGTTGACGACCTACGCGCGCCTGGGGGGAAAACCGGCGGCGTTGCACCTGATCAATCTCTCGCGACGGGCGCCGTTTTTCAAGCGGTCGCGCTGGCAGCCGGTGCGTCTGGCGGCCATCCGGGCGTTGGGCGCATCGTCCGACCCGCTGGCGCTGGCGGAATTGAATGCGTTGGTGAAGGACCATGCCGCCGACGTGGCCGATGCCGCACGCACGGCTCTGTCGTTACGGCAGCAACTGGCGGCGCCGGAAGCCGCCGACGACGAGGACGAGGGATGA
- a CDS encoding capsule assembly Wzi family protein, translated as MRRLALLCLLPALLLWAAPAIGAGSRVEDIPVDSWIYDALFELSAHTPLPELLLHTRPLARGEVADALARLNGEREALTPGAAIVYDRLRQEFAEELAAADPIRREHGLRLGGGPTARTDQFRHGLAENRIGVDFIPAFTVADAIAVRLRIRFDSDARSDSQFHGKHWKDNFSAWVEQSALTARWKRLTVAFGREYWRWGPSPHDAMLISDHSPPFNGLRLQYRAGNWSYAFHATPLDQMYVFASDYAEGSFTEGLADRYLVAHRLNWKPVPNLEMAASEVMVFGGFDRRFEWNYLNPFLPYYWEQLNESANDNPLWSLELSWRARPGLRLYGEWLIDDFQIDFESEPQQIGVLIGGLWSPAPLRGRLSLNAEYQRINTYVYGQGQPWNRYFHLRDKDGAVIGIGSNLGTDADRISIMPLCHLLPRLDLRGDFHYIRRGVNRISDPQKSGVPKGTPFPSGTVEREWRLAIGPRWQQGGHLVAWALVGYDDIDNAGHVDRARRNGWFVQLRVNALWWKTFGV; from the coding sequence ATGAGACGCCTGGCCCTGCTCTGTCTTTTGCCTGCGCTACTCTTATGGGCCGCCCCGGCCATCGGCGCCGGTTCGCGGGTGGAGGACATCCCCGTCGATTCCTGGATTTACGACGCCCTGTTCGAGCTGTCGGCGCACACACCGCTACCGGAACTGCTGTTGCACACGCGGCCGCTCGCACGCGGCGAGGTGGCCGACGCTCTGGCGCGGCTCAACGGCGAGCGCGAAGCGCTGACTCCCGGCGCAGCGATCGTGTACGACCGTTTGCGGCAGGAATTCGCCGAAGAGCTGGCCGCTGCGGACCCGATCCGCCGCGAGCACGGTCTGCGTCTCGGCGGGGGCCCGACCGCCCGCACCGATCAGTTTCGCCATGGCCTCGCCGAAAACCGCATCGGCGTGGATTTCATTCCCGCCTTCACGGTCGCGGACGCCATCGCGGTGCGTCTGCGCATCCGCTTCGACTCCGACGCCCGCTCGGACAGTCAATTCCACGGCAAGCATTGGAAGGACAATTTCTCCGCCTGGGTTGAGCAGTCGGCGCTGACCGCGCGCTGGAAACGACTGACCGTGGCGTTCGGCCGCGAGTACTGGCGCTGGGGACCCTCGCCCCACGACGCGATGCTGATCTCGGATCATTCGCCCCCGTTCAACGGCCTGCGGCTGCAATACCGCGCCGGCAACTGGTCGTATGCCTTCCACGCCACGCCGCTCGATCAGATGTATGTCTTTGCGTCCGATTATGCGGAGGGATCATTCACCGAGGGTCTGGCGGACCGCTATCTCGTGGCGCACCGCCTGAATTGGAAGCCCGTTCCCAATCTGGAAATGGCCGCCTCCGAAGTCATGGTCTTCGGCGGCTTCGACCGCCGTTTCGAGTGGAACTACCTCAATCCCTTCCTGCCCTACTACTGGGAGCAGCTCAACGAGAGCGCCAACGACAACCCGCTGTGGAGTCTGGAACTCTCCTGGCGCGCGCGCCCGGGGCTGCGTCTCTACGGCGAATGGCTGATCGACGATTTCCAGATCGACTTTGAGTCCGAACCGCAGCAGATCGGCGTCCTGATCGGCGGGCTCTGGTCCCCCGCGCCGCTGCGCGGACGGCTTTCGCTCAACGCCGAGTACCAGCGCATCAACACCTACGTTTACGGACAGGGACAGCCGTGGAATCGCTACTTCCATCTTCGCGACAAGGATGGCGCGGTGATCGGTATCGGATCGAATCTCGGCACCGACGCCGACCGGATCAGCATAATGCCGCTTTGCCATTTGTTGCCGCGCCTGGATCTCCGCGGCGATTTCCATTACATCCGCCGCGGCGTCAACCGGATCAGCGATCCGCAGAAGTCGGGTGTGCCCAAGGGCACGCCCTTCCCCTCCGGCACGGTCGAACGCGAGTGGCGTTTGGCCATCGGCCCGCGCTGGCAACAGGGCGGCCATCTCGTGGCGTGGGCGCTGGTGGGTTACGACGATATCGACAACGCCGGGCACGTCGACCGCGCCCGGCGCAACGGATGGTTCGTGCAGCTGCGAGTGAATGCCCTCTGGTGGAAGACCTTCGGTGTCTGA